TCATGAAAAATCATAGCATTTTTTTCCCCAATGAAATGTATAACTCACAGAGATGTTTCCACGCTTCACTAGAGTCTGGGGCACCTTGTTTACATCCACACAGTAGAACTTGATTCTATAAGCACAGAAAACAGAGTCCAAATATACACTTATGCACTATAGAAGAGTttattgtcacttttagtcccgAATTTAGTGGCATTCCTGTTATTAGTGCACGACTATGAAAATTGTCACTATAAATTCGGacctttatttttttccattttttgtctttcaagtaaaaaataagaaaGGTAACTAAAATTCTAACGAAAAGATCAAAAGTGGATAGGAACGGACACTTGTTGTTACAATTTTTATAGTCGTGTATTCATAGTGAGAATGACACTAAACTCGGGGATTAAAAGTGAACATTATTCCATTGTGTAGAAATAAGAAATGAAACACAGGCAATCTTTTAAAGAAAGGAGCTTACTTTGTATCATATTCAGCAGCCATTTTCTCCAATTTTGGCTTTAAATATATGCATTTTCGACACCAAGCAGCCATCCTAAATGACAAACTTTAGCTAAAATCAAACAACAGCActaaaatttcaagaaaaaccAAAAACTCAGAATGCTAGAGAGAGAACCCAATaacattaaaatcaaaatactaGCCAATCAATGATGATGGGTTGCGAGAGTTCTTTAGCCTCTGCCAAAATCTGGTCAAGCTGCTCACAATCCTCGATGGGTTTCATCTCCACAGATGAAGGCCTGAATAAATCTGGCCAAGAAGCGCAGATTCTCCATTCTTTCTTTCCCACTTTTTTACATTCTCCTCTTCTCTTATGCGCAAAAGAATGCCCATTTGATCTCTGCAAATTCAAGCTTTTTCCACTGCTCCAAGATGGGTGGTCTTTGTAGTGGAAATCTCTGTAGGGAATATGGGGATTTGGAGCTAATATGGACATGCCCATGGCTTCTTGATGAAGAACAGGAACCCAGAaatgaagataagatttttcttttccttctttagcGTAGTGAATTGGAAGAAGGGTGGGGTCGGGTTCAAAGATATTTTTTTGGACTGTTCCATTTGGGTGAAAATAGTTTCTTATTTTCACTTTTTGCCctaaaatatgtaaaaatgATCAATTAATTCATGAAGTATAGGGTGGGTTAATGTCACCCTAATTACACAACAAGATAGTAACTCTCCAACCCGAAGGTTATGAGTTTAATTTATATCAACACTTTTTTGGTCGGTTTTCTTAGTGCAATTTACTTCTTTTATAATTTGCGAACTAGTATACAAGATCGAGCAGAGTTTACTGGTACATATGTTTTGGAAGTGATCATGGATTTCtattgtcacccaaaaaaaagagTGATTTGAAGATTTCATGTAATATTTCATTAAACAACATGAGTGTTTCTGTGTTTGTCATATTTTAAGTTCTGATGccatttttatcttatttttaaagaGAAAAACTTGCAATCACTATCTGTAGTGTATGCATTGGAAAGGTAAATTTTACTAAGAATATCCTATGCAACAAGCTCgataaaaaatgtgaaaaattatGTTCCCTCACTTGGATACTGATCACCTTATTCAAAGTTCTTATGTGACTTTTAATTTCGTGTTTGATATTAATGgccataacatatataaaatttttgaacaTAAAATCAGTGACGGTTAGgacaaaagtaattaaaatagtCGTTTTAATGTGTAATTAGGATGAGAATAACTCAAGTTTATAATTAAGGACTaatataagtatttatattttttctaggGACTTAATGTGCAATTAATCCCAATGGAAATAAAAGAAGCTTATCCATATTCTTTGGGGCCATCTTTGTGGAAAAGTGTGCATTTTCACAAACCAATCATTGTTGGTATTCATTGTTTATTATGggataaatgtttttttttatttttatcttatatgcaaattatattctatataatataacataagAAAATAGTACTCTCATTTCTTACTTCtaatttttacttctttttttttttttcgcttaTTTGATTGCATTTGTACAAAGCAATGCAACATCATCATTAATAActgaaaattttgataaataaagtACGTCCATTACCATTATATTAAATGTAATATCATATGCATCATAGATGAAAACGTTttttaattaagctaaacattttttaaaataaaatattgtggaCAATTATAGTCCATCTGATTACAATTAAgctaatataaaataaaatattctggACAATTATAGTCCATCTGATTACAATTTACTAAAGTTGCAGCGGCTTGATCATAGCAAATCCTTACCTCAGTCAAATAGGATTGTTGGCATATAAACAAGGGTTTAACTTTTAAGCTATTCATGAACGCCATATAAAATGGGCTCGAATTTTGTAGACGAGGACTAGGAAAAACATTGGATTGTGTGAGTATGTCAGGTAGGTCTAAATTGTAGTACATCCTTATAGCAGTCTCGAAATATTCAGTCTGACTTAACAGACTTTCGGAGATGATGCCGTGATTGTTCCATTCATCCGCCCAAATATCTTCATCCAACTTATTTGGCTCATAATTTCGCCACATTGTACTCAATTTAAGTTTCAAGTCATCACACATCTATAaatttaaaagagaaaaaaaaaaagaaattcaaataaaatttagctagttaattataacaataataatgtatttatttacaaaaacaaTAAGAAGAATAAACTTACCAGACTATGATTGTATTTGTTACCATTCGATGGTATTGGTGGACTTTGATCAATTATATCAACGGGCCAGAGCCCGTGAATGGTAAAATTCCTGGTAACAAGATGGTACAAGCAATTCCTAGAAGTGTAACAATGGCCTCGAGGCCAATATAGGGTTAAGTGAAACCCTACCCATGGTTGCTCATAGCTTTTCTGAATGCATACAAAAAAGATGAATAAAATTGCAAAGATCTTCATTTGCagtaaaagaagaagaagaaaaatagagaGCTTTGGTGGGTGTGTTGTCTAATGCTACTAATTTAAGAGGAAGGAGGGTTGATATATTGCATGAGGGTGAGGATTTTAAACAGTGAGTAGGTAGATGGTTGGGCACTAATGGTGTGAACCATGCAAGGCTTGTTGGAATTCTGCATGCAATATGGAATGCTAGGAATCATGCAGTATAATCCAATGGGGTAGCTttaagtggcaagtgagttctctttgtggggaagaattttgaGAGAACTCGATTCGATTCTCACAAGTGACAATTCTCTCTGGACCAGCTTTCACCTCTCAGGGCGAACGTGGGGCCCTTTCCCTGAACTAGCTCCCTGCCTCCCGACATTGCAAAGGCGAATGGTGCTTGGTCAGCTCAGTCGCTATGGTTTGAACATCTTCTCAGCTTTTTAGGCTCTATTCtttcttaatatattttgatattttaccCTAAAAAATGGTTATTAATCCAAGTATAAATATCCCATAGAATCTCTTAGGGTATATATTGTAAAGGGGCTAACAATCTAACCAAATAAAAGCCAATTCAACAACTTGTTGGGACGATTTCAACAAACTGCCATATATTTGATATTGCTTCATTCATGTTTAattgatattttgattttatcttaaaagaaaataaagcttGTTTTGTCTCCATTTTGTATTTTATGGAGAAGGTGAAAtcactttttgaattttttttctattttttatatggtgtcatttatttttcttgagacaacttattaaccaaatgaATCCATAATTGACATGctttatttattctattttttaaaaaatgttattcactcttacatttatttCTACACCATTTTCACTACTCAATGCtacaatggtaaaaaaaaaaataaaaaaataaaaaaataaaaaaaatctttatgtTCATGAACTACTTGTTAATTGATTGAACTTTACTATGAGTTAATAAagaatttatgtatttaataaaattgtgGCATGTTAGGGGTGATTAATAGAGAGTGACTATTGTAAGGATGTATGTATAGTTTAAGTGAATGACTATTTATTCCTTATTATGTAAGGTTTCGTTTGTTATATCAATATCTTTCTCGTTGTAAACTTGAAAATACCCAAATAAATTTCTCGTTGTAAACTTGAAAAtacccaaataaataaattaaagtacgtCCATTATATTGAATGTACGTTTGATTCAAtttcattattcttattttctcATTCATTCACAACATTCTTCGATttttttaacccaaaaaaaaaaaaaagaagtaaatgtAATATCATATGCATCATAGATGAAACCATGTTTCAATTaagctaaaaattattttaaaataaaatattgtagaCAATTATAGTCCATCTGATTACCATTAagctaattttttaaaaaataaaatattctggACAATTATAGTCCATCTGATTACAATTTACTAAAGTTGCAGCTGCTTGATCATAACAAATCCTTACTTCTGTCAAACAGGATTCTTTGCATATAAACACTGGCTTAACTTTTAAGCTTTTCATGAACGCCATATAAAATGGGATTGAATTTTGTGGATGAGGACTAGGAAAGATATTGGACTGTGTAAGTATGTCAGGTATGTGTAAACTGTAGTACATTTTCATGGCAGTCTTGAAATATTTAGTCTGATCTAACCAACTCTCTGAGATAATACCGTGATTGTTCCATTCATCTGCCCAAAGAGCTTCATTCGACTTATTTGCCTCAAAATTTGGCCACGTtgtaaacaatttaaaataccAGGCATTAGAGATctataaatttaaaagaaaaaaaaaagaagaaattcaaataaaatttagctagttataacaataataatgtatttatttacaacaACAATAAGAAGAATAAACTTACCAAACGAGAGTTGAATTTGTTACCCTTCGGTGGTATGGGTGGACTCTGATCAATCATATAGGCCTGAGCCCGTGAATGGTAAATTTCTGTATAACACCGTTGCAATTCCTAGAAGTGTAACAATGGTCTGGAGGCCAATATAGTAATAAGTGAAACCCAACCCATGATTGCTCATAACTTTTCTGAATGCATccaaaaaatatgaataaaattgCAAAGATCTTCATTAGTGGACTGGGAAGTGCAGtaaaagaagaagaggaaattaAGGGATAAGGGATAACCAAATGATGGAGTTATAGActtatatatagcaatataagAGTTCATGACGGAGTCAAACTCTATTTAGATAATGatggttttatttttagttttatataattaagattaatataatatacaaatctataatataatttacaacaCTTTTTATTCTTGTACATTTTTTTCATTACATCTATTACTCGAAGTTGTGCATTTAGATAATGATATTCATATGTAATAGTGTACAAATCACACATGAACAGTAAACCACAGTAGAAAGATGATATATAATAAGCTCAACTATGAACATGTTAGCATTAAtcaaactcatatatatatagggtcaggttcaggtgcggctGTGCTCTTCcatgcggccgtgcggttcacaccactcaatgttacgaaatacaccactcaatgttaagaaacacaccacacaaatatgcattgtggtgtgtttcttaacattgtggtgtgtttcttaacattgagtggtgtatttcgtaacattgagtggtgtgtgaccgcacggccacacGGGAGAGCatggccgcacctgaaccaaaatctatatatatatattccttagtTGGGCCATCATACCTCCTTCTCCCCTCAATATTGTGACGACATATCTCCTTCACTTCTTAAAACCCAACAGAACCCCTCATTTAGTTTTATTGGGCCAAGACCTTGTAAATACAATGGGTCATGAACCCCTTGGcctcattaatttttttaatattatattaatatttttaaaataagaataattaattaagtcgAGTTTTAATGAAATTACATTAACAAATAGTTTTCTAAGAGTATTCTTCCATTATTGTGGATTGATAATGGAAGTTTTAATATTCTGTAATTTTGTTTCCTATTATCTGTTGGATGGGTGCAACGACGGCGTTTAATGGCGTCACGAAATTTCCATAACAGGTACGTGGTTAAACGTACGGAGTAATAAGTCAATTGTGGGGTCCACGCgtctaaatatatttaatttatgatcaaagtaaaataaaattatttaaaaattgcatGGTCCAGTCATCATCATGTATTAATACATATTGGAGCAACAATGAATAATGCAATTGGAGGTGGTGGAGCGTTGCATCGCTTTTTCAAAGTTACATTCCCAGTGTTCAACTGCTACGGTCCACCACGTGGTCcaacattaattacaaaaaaaaatcataaacactACCTAAATATACCTTTTAAAAAGTTCAGTCTTGTTGATAAAAGGCGAAATATTTTCGCTCTTAGAGCTCTTACAATTAGACCCaataaatttatgtttttgtaGAGTGATAAGTTACGGTGACTCAAAAATTTATTAGGTAAATGGATCAGAACTTGACTTCCACAAGAAATTCACCACACGTTGTAGTAGTCAAGACCAATTGAGAAGGACAATatgcatacaaaaataattCAGACACTAAATTGATTATTAACATACAAttcatgaaagaaaaaaaaaaactatcatttttccttatttatttataatgttttaactTTGATgtcaaaatcaaatattatgataaaaaaaaaattgcgatAAAATTGTGAATGGGATGATGTAATAAAAGAAAGTAAGGgaataaaatagaagaaaagCAAATGCTTTATTAGGGTCCCATTTGGGCATTTTCTCTTTGCCACTTATCACAAAACTCTTGACTTTAGCTCACCCTATTATGTAGGACTCATGTTCTTAGTAGAAAATAGCTGGCAAGTGGCAAGTCGGCACCTGCCATCAAGTTATCAGCGGTCCACCAatacatttaattttcatttatttcaatgtattaaatgctacaaaatttccaaatttattaaaaaagaaacttgtttaatacggagtaataaaacCTTAGCTTATTCCACGGCCTAAGTCTGCATTGAGCTACTGGATGGTCGCATTTGTTGCTATTCCAACAACCATTCAGGAAAACAGATCTGTTGCTATTTTAAACATTCGATGTGGTCGGATTTGTTGTTCTTTCGGCACCTCCTAGGGTCGGAGTCGTGGCTGACTTCACTGTACGAACCTACATGCCATGGAGGGGTCAAGAATATCGGTCATGTAGAGCGGTATAAAAGAACATAAAGTAAAAACGTTTGTATTGAAAATAAAACGATTAGATACGGTTATACCTTTTAAATAGCTCCTCAAAAGGAGAAAGCTTACACTCTATACCAATAAAATTGTAGAATGATAAATTATGTATTATGATAACTCAACGACCCCTTAAGTAGACAGATTAATACGGGCATACTACAGTTGTCAGGGTTTGATTGTGAGTTATCACCCCTAATATACCACTCGAGTATCAACTGAGCTACCTATGTGGACATAACTTTAAACAGCTAATTTTTCTTCTCATCGATTTGAATTTGATGTACATCATATGCtagccctaaatccctaatccaAATATTGTAGCAAACAAGTCAGGTTCATTATTAACCGATCCTTAACCATGTTAGAGAATTTATACTTAGCTTGTCTTGAATTTTCCTATGTTTAACATGCCCTAAACTCATGATTGAGTATTAGATGTGCCATATCATTTGTCACTAATCTAATTGAGCATCTCCTATGTTTAACTAGCTCTCAAATCTTACACAAAATACTTTGTCACTAATCTAACCGAGCATCCCATATGTTTAACCAACTCTCGAATCTTACATACTGTAACAAACTTACTCCGTAATACTTAACACTTACTCTTATTGCTTCATTAGACCTTCACTCTTAGATTAAATACgtttcaaattatataaatcTCACTTTACAAGTCATAAAATAACAAACTTTTGtactaaattgaataataaatatatgaccTAGATAAACAGCACATTATATACGGAAGTTGCATATCTActatgttactccgtatttgtctcaaactttcaatatattattgcctTCCGACCATCTAAAACGTTCTTCTTTTATTTGTATGGTTTGATTTGATATGTACGAAAAAACGAAGgccttttctcaacctattgaagatatctcctccactgaggctcaaactcatgacctttcatttgaggaaagccactacatgccatttgagcacaaggtactTGGCAAGACATTTGTACTTActatatactttatatatatatatattttttgaataacaagaaaaatttatagttattatttaaaagtgtGTACCGTAgattttgaacatttttttttcttttccaaaaaaaaatgtattgttGATAAATCTTGTATTTTGATCTTAGTAGGTAAAAAACAGTATAAATTGTGTATAGTTAAAGACTCAAATTATGAAGATaaaactttattctttctttcctaAAAGTTGAATCGCTTATCTCAAGAGTCTCGGACTCCCTAATCCGACAAAGCATTTGGGAAAATGTAAATTAGGATAATTGAACACATGGACTAGACCTTTACTTACTGCAAACAAGAAACCCCTCATTTTATGATATAACTTTATTCTGACTAGTGTGCTAGTTACGCgatttgtaatttatttctaggaaaaagtgtcaaataggccactgaacttatcgcttttgtgcaattgggccattgaacttaaaaagtgtgcaattcaaccatcaaacaagcaaaacttgtgcaattagaccatttttacaaaaatttttaattcaatttgagttaaaaacatttcaatattgactcccaactagtatggtagaagaaaatgtcactcttaatgcatatatgttagtaatataattggattttaccaaaaaaaatttgtaaaaatggtcaaattgcacaaattttgtttgtttgatggttgaattgcacactttttaagttcaatggcccaattgtacaaaagcgataagttcagtgacgtatttgacacattttccTTATTTCTATAATGACTTTAAAAGCATGATcttacaaggttacaagtttagAATTAGTCCGACAAAATTAGAATTACTTAAATTTGAAAAGATTTTATCTTGTGATTACAAGATTAAAAAGTAGGACCAACTCGGCTAGATAATTGTGATAGTTCAAATTTCATATAATTGTCTTCCTCCAACCCGGAAAAAAACACAGCATCCTCACGCTACTTCTGTAGTTGTCTAATTGTCTCTGTCGTTCTAAAACACCActgcgctctctctctctctctctctctctctctctctccaccaTCTTCACTATCTTCTTTGCCCCTCcactactctctctctctttctctcccaCCTAAAACTGGCTGGCTTTACATTCCCCTTCTGCTCACTATTTCTCGTGTCCACTCCATCCGACCCAGATGCCTGACTCTGCAAAATACTCACCCATCAATGGCGGAACCATCATTTCAGACCTAAACACCCACTTCTCCCTCTTCAAAACCAAGAAAACCAAGGCCTGTGCTTTCGCCTTCGTCTCTGTTTTCGTTGCCTTGACTGTTTTCTTGGCTTTTAGTCCTTCTGCTAATAACTCCTCTTCTCCCTGGTtcacaaatattttttctttgagCCCTGCCACAAATTCAAGCTCTAATGGATCCCACTTCTCTTCAATCTTCTCTTATTTTTCCCCAAACTCTTCTGCTCCCCCCAATGGGGTAACTGGATCTCAGAATAGTAGCTC
This region of Ipomoea triloba cultivar NCNSP0323 chromosome 15, ASM357664v1 genomic DNA includes:
- the LOC116007440 gene encoding thioredoxin-like 3-1, chloroplastic, with the translated sequence MGMSILAPNPHIPYRDFHYKDHPSWSSGKSLNLQRSNGHSFAHKRRGECKKVGKKEWRICASWPDLFRPSSVEMKPIEDCEQLDQILAEAKELSQPIIIDWMAAWCRKCIYLKPKLEKMAAEYDTKIKFYCVDVNKVPQTLVKRGNISKMPTIQLWKDGEMKAEVIGGHKAWLVIEEVREMIQKFI